One Curtobacterium sp. MCLR17_032 genomic window carries:
- the dnaB gene encoding replicative DNA helicase, whose amino-acid sequence MSIAHLDPAPREYAERNNDRTPPHDMLAEQSTIGGMMLSKDAVADVIETARGVDFYIPKHEVIFDAILSLYSHGEPTDVIAVTDELTKTGLLSRGGGAEYLHSLTSMVPTAANAGYYAAIVAEKAVLRRLVEAGTRIVQMGYASEGEVTDLVNSAQAEVYNVAGGVQTEDYVPLTEAIGTAIDEIEAAKGRDGQMTGVPTGFAQMDALTNGFHPGQLIIVAARPALGKSTLALDLCRSAALKHNQTAAFFSLEMGRAEIAMRLLSAESSVPLQNMRKGTVDARDWTTIAQTRGRINDAPFFIDDSPNMTLVEIRAKCRRLKQQHNLKLVVIDYLQLMTSGKKVESRQQEVSEFSRALKLMAKELQVPVIALSQLNRGPEQRADKKPMISDLRESGSIEQDADMVILLHRESAYEKDNPRQGEADLIVAKHRNGPTDTITVAFHGMFSRFVDMPQ is encoded by the coding sequence GTGTCGATCGCGCATCTGGACCCGGCCCCCCGGGAGTACGCCGAGCGGAACAACGACCGCACTCCCCCGCACGACATGCTGGCGGAGCAGTCGACCATCGGCGGCATGATGCTGTCGAAGGACGCCGTCGCCGACGTCATCGAGACCGCCCGCGGCGTCGACTTCTACATCCCCAAGCACGAGGTCATCTTCGACGCGATCCTGTCGCTGTACTCCCACGGCGAGCCGACCGACGTCATCGCCGTCACCGACGAGCTGACGAAGACGGGCCTGCTGTCCCGCGGCGGCGGCGCCGAGTACCTGCACAGCCTGACGAGCATGGTGCCCACCGCGGCGAACGCCGGCTACTACGCCGCCATCGTCGCCGAGAAGGCCGTGCTGCGCCGCCTGGTCGAAGCCGGCACCCGCATCGTCCAGATGGGCTACGCCAGCGAAGGCGAGGTCACCGACCTGGTCAACAGCGCCCAGGCCGAGGTCTACAACGTCGCCGGCGGCGTGCAGACCGAGGACTACGTCCCCCTCACCGAAGCCATCGGCACCGCCATCGACGAGATCGAAGCCGCCAAGGGCCGCGACGGCCAGATGACCGGCGTCCCCACCGGCTTCGCCCAGATGGACGCCCTGACCAACGGCTTCCACCCCGGCCAGCTGATCATCGTCGCCGCGCGACCCGCACTGGGCAAGTCGACCCTGGCGCTCGACCTGTGCCGCTCGGCTGCGCTCAAGCACAACCAGACCGCCGCGTTCTTCTCGCTCGAGATGGGGCGCGCCGAGATCGCCATGCGCCTGCTGTCCGCCGAGTCCAGCGTCCCCCTGCAGAACATGCGCAAGGGCACCGTCGACGCCCGCGACTGGACCACCATCGCGCAGACCCGCGGGCGCATCAACGACGCCCCGTTCTTCATCGACGACTCCCCCAACATGACCCTGGTGGAGATCCGCGCCAAGTGCCGTCGACTCAAGCAGCAGCACAACCTGAAGCTCGTCGTCATCGACTACCTGCAGCTGATGACCTCCGGCAAGAAGGTCGAGAGCCGCCAGCAAGAGGTGTCGGAGTTCTCGCGTGCGCTCAAGCTCATGGCGAAGGAGCTGCAGGTGCCCGTCATCGCGCTGTCCCAGCTGAACCGTGGACCCGAGCAGCGTGCCGACAAGAAGCCGATGATCTCGGACCTGCGTGAGTCCGGGTCGATCGAGCAGGACGCCGACATGGTCATCCTGCTGCACCGCGAGTCGGCGTACGAGAAGGACAACCCGCGTCAGGGGGAGGCGGATTTGATCGTGGCGAAGCACCGTAACGGGCCCACCGACACGATCACCGTGGCGTTCCACGGGATGTTCTCGCGGTTCGTGGACATGCCGCAGTAG
- a CDS encoding alpha/beta hydrolase-fold protein yields the protein MSPTVPFAALPIEQQDISYEYGPDSAVRPDVPSGTIEELHLDSSERYPGTSRKVWVHRPAGHLADAECAVMVFNDGWWYLDPAGAVRAGAVLDNLAADGVLPPMVGMFVDPGVMDVDGVPTKHRNAEYDAFDDTYASFLMEEVLPEVESRYGVLADPMNRGICGGSSGGNAALTAAWTRPDGFGRVIAFNPSFAQMPGANPYPTLLATEPRRPTRVFLHAAHRDLHWNERAANWFAESLDTASALARAGYDFRLVVGDGSHSPNHGGVLLPDALRWLWAAGRTDA from the coding sequence GTGTCTCCGACAGTGCCGTTCGCCGCTCTCCCGATCGAGCAGCAGGACATCTCGTACGAGTACGGACCCGACTCAGCGGTCCGGCCGGACGTACCCTCCGGCACGATCGAGGAACTCCACCTCGACTCGAGCGAACGGTACCCGGGGACGTCTCGAAAGGTCTGGGTTCATCGCCCCGCAGGACATCTCGCTGATGCCGAGTGCGCGGTCATGGTGTTCAACGACGGCTGGTGGTACCTCGATCCAGCCGGCGCGGTGCGGGCTGGGGCCGTGCTGGACAACCTCGCTGCCGACGGTGTCCTTCCGCCGATGGTCGGCATGTTCGTCGACCCCGGCGTGATGGACGTCGACGGCGTACCGACGAAGCACCGGAACGCCGAGTACGACGCGTTCGATGACACCTACGCGAGCTTCCTGATGGAGGAGGTCCTACCAGAGGTCGAGTCCCGCTACGGCGTTTTGGCTGATCCGATGAACCGTGGCATCTGCGGCGGCAGCAGTGGTGGCAACGCCGCCCTGACAGCAGCATGGACTCGGCCCGACGGGTTCGGGAGGGTCATCGCGTTCAACCCGAGCTTCGCGCAGATGCCGGGCGCGAACCCGTACCCGACGCTCCTCGCGACCGAACCGCGCCGACCCACACGTGTGTTCCTGCATGCTGCGCACCGGGATCTGCACTGGAACGAGCGAGCGGCGAACTGGTTCGCCGAGAGCCTCGACACCGCGTCCGCACTCGCGAGAGCTGGCTACGACTTCCGGCTCGTCGTCGGCGACGGGTCGCACTCCCCGAACCACGGCGGGGTGCTGCTGCCCGATGCGCTGCGCTGGCTCTGGGCGGCGGGTCGCACCGATGCGTGA
- a CDS encoding GNAT family protein produces MELEKLWPLFGLELRTPRLVLRPVRDQDLPALAQAALDGIHNSDRMPFGFPWTDASPEELPRNLATYQWSLRQVSPQNWTIQFAVILDDEVIGAQDLAAFNFGDRRTVNSGSWLTRRAQGKGVGTEMRAALLLFAFDTLGAEWAESSAAAWNTPSLTVSYKLGYEPNGVTQVSPRSGQPVDEQRVRLSRGAFKRPKWNLQTIGDQPVLAQLGITAS; encoded by the coding sequence ATGGAACTGGAGAAGCTGTGGCCGTTGTTCGGACTCGAACTCCGAACCCCACGGCTGGTGTTGCGTCCGGTGCGGGACCAGGACCTCCCTGCCCTGGCGCAGGCTGCTCTTGATGGCATCCACAACTCGGACCGCATGCCGTTTGGCTTCCCATGGACCGATGCGTCACCGGAGGAGCTGCCGCGGAACCTCGCGACGTATCAGTGGAGCCTCCGCCAGGTCTCGCCGCAGAACTGGACGATCCAATTCGCCGTCATCCTTGACGACGAGGTGATCGGGGCGCAGGACCTCGCCGCGTTCAACTTCGGGGACCGCCGGACTGTGAACTCCGGTTCCTGGCTGACCCGACGCGCCCAAGGCAAGGGCGTCGGCACCGAGATGCGCGCGGCCCTGCTGCTGTTCGCCTTCGACACTCTGGGTGCCGAATGGGCAGAGTCAAGTGCTGCGGCCTGGAACACCCCGTCGCTGACCGTTTCGTACAAGCTCGGCTACGAGCCGAACGGGGTCACGCAGGTATCGCCCCGGTCCGGGCAACCGGTCGACGAACAGCGCGTGCGACTCTCCCGCGGTGCCTTCAAGCGCCCGAAGTGGAACCTGCAGACCATCGGCGATCAACCCGTTCTCGCACAGCTCGGGATCACTGCGTCGTAG
- a CDS encoding barstar family protein, giving the protein MPSFSTEDILGNRLDFEIARDGFVRRLEDDAALRNAKTWLRREGYRVVKLDAGAWEEDKQMHMAFATSLQFPSYFGKNLDALNDCMSDVAEAAYGWDASETGLVLILSSFDRFAQRLPRTAYHVRDILQWQGGYAALFGNRLITILS; this is encoded by the coding sequence GTGCCCTCATTCTCCACCGAAGACATCCTCGGCAACAGGCTGGACTTCGAAATCGCCCGCGACGGGTTTGTCCGCAGGCTTGAAGACGATGCGGCGTTGCGCAACGCCAAGACGTGGCTTCGGCGCGAGGGCTACCGGGTCGTGAAGCTAGACGCCGGGGCCTGGGAAGAAGACAAGCAGATGCACATGGCATTCGCAACAAGCCTTCAGTTCCCCAGCTACTTCGGGAAGAATCTGGACGCGCTCAACGACTGCATGTCAGACGTAGCTGAGGCAGCCTACGGGTGGGACGCATCTGAGACTGGCCTCGTCCTGATTCTCTCCAGCTTTGACCGGTTCGCTCAACGACTCCCACGCACCGCCTACCATGTGCGGGACATCCTGCAATGGCAAGGAGGCTACGCAGCTCTCTTCGGGAACCGGCTCATCACGATCCTGTCCTGA
- a CDS encoding AAA family ATPase yields the protein MAWIVTGMPGAGKSTVSRLVAAALPRAVRIGADDLNAMIVSGAVWPLGHPADEAERQVELCYRNLGALAHNFTASGFATIVDCVLPDGDHLDRLLRQLPQQRARLVVLAPGEAACRDRNAARSTDEQFDFDGYRELDATMRVGFGDQGQWIDSADLNGEQTMRTILEQVAIVSSDSSVR from the coding sequence GTGGCCTGGATCGTGACCGGGATGCCGGGTGCCGGCAAGTCGACGGTGAGCCGTCTCGTTGCCGCGGCGCTCCCTCGTGCCGTGCGGATCGGTGCCGATGACCTCAACGCGATGATCGTCTCCGGCGCGGTCTGGCCACTCGGCCACCCCGCCGACGAAGCAGAACGACAGGTTGAGCTCTGCTACCGCAATCTCGGGGCACTGGCGCACAACTTCACGGCGAGCGGTTTCGCGACGATCGTCGATTGCGTTCTTCCCGACGGAGATCATCTCGATCGCCTCCTCCGGCAGCTCCCTCAGCAGCGCGCACGGTTGGTCGTCCTCGCCCCTGGCGAAGCAGCCTGCCGCGACCGCAACGCCGCACGCAGCACGGATGAGCAGTTCGACTTCGATGGCTACCGCGAGCTCGACGCCACCATGCGAGTAGGCTTCGGTGATCAAGGTCAGTGGATCGACAGCGCCGACCTCAATGGTGAACAGACGATGCGGACGATCCTCGAACAGGTCGCCATCGTCAGCTCCGACAGCAGCGTCCGGTAG